In one Gemmatimonas aurantiaca genomic region, the following are encoded:
- a CDS encoding UDP binding domain-containing protein, which translates to IDAAATKPFGFMKFTPGPGIGGHCIPLDPHYLAWKMRTLNYKTRFIDLASEINSHMPEWVVARTASSLNDMSKAVRGSRVLVLGVAYKRDIDDVRESPALDVIRLLEERGAEVMYHDPFVQQFREDGHIRESVPLTSDMLSATDAVVIVTDHRAVDYQLVVDHAHLVLDTRNITAGLKPARARIRSLADMPDGRYERRRKPRD; encoded by the coding sequence GATCGACGCGGCGGCGACGAAGCCGTTCGGGTTCATGAAGTTCACGCCGGGGCCGGGGATCGGGGGGCACTGCATCCCGCTGGACCCGCACTACCTGGCGTGGAAGATGCGGACGTTGAACTACAAGACGCGGTTCATCGATCTGGCGAGCGAGATCAACTCCCACATGCCCGAGTGGGTGGTGGCGCGTACGGCTTCTTCACTCAATGACATGAGCAAAGCCGTACGTGGCAGCCGGGTGCTGGTGCTGGGGGTGGCGTACAAGCGGGACATCGACGATGTGCGGGAGAGTCCGGCGCTCGACGTGATCCGTCTGCTGGAGGAGCGCGGCGCCGAAGTGATGTACCACGATCCCTTCGTGCAGCAGTTTCGTGAAGACGGCCATATCCGCGAGTCGGTGCCGCTCACATCGGATATGTTGAGTGCGACAGACGCGGTCGTGATCGTGACCGACCACCGGGCCGTCGACTATCAACTGGTCGTGGACCATGCCCATTTGGTGCTCGACACGCGCAATATCACGGCCGGACTGAAGCCGGCACGTGCGCGTATCCGTTCGTTGGCCGATATGCCGGATGGTCGGTACGAGCGCCGACGTAAACCGCGTGACTGA
- a CDS encoding sugar transferase, whose product MSTSTVYNDIVTDIRSVRRAVAPLGRSGEQASVAATSGPDDDFEPRSRSELASRVFNVTLALLMIVIATPIMLLAALLVRLTSRGPVFYTQVRVGIDRRWTRSRALNERRREDLGGTPFTIYKFRSMRVDAEVNGQAVWARKDDDRVTPIGKFMRKTRIDELPQLFNVLLGDMNIVGPRPERPSIFVRLREQIEEYPVRQRVKPGITGLAQISNPYDQCLDDVRRKVAFDVEYMRRQSLSEDLRIMLKTFPVMVMRIGGW is encoded by the coding sequence ATGTCAACTTCCACTGTCTACAACGACATTGTCACCGATATTCGCTCCGTGAGGCGCGCCGTGGCGCCTCTCGGCCGGAGCGGTGAACAGGCGTCCGTAGCCGCCACCAGCGGTCCGGACGACGATTTTGAACCACGTTCGCGCAGCGAGCTGGCGTCCCGGGTGTTCAACGTGACGCTGGCTCTGCTGATGATCGTGATCGCCACGCCCATCATGCTCCTGGCGGCGCTGCTCGTGCGGCTGACGTCGCGTGGGCCGGTGTTCTACACGCAGGTGCGGGTGGGGATCGACCGCCGCTGGACGCGCAGCCGGGCGCTCAACGAACGCCGGCGCGAAGATCTGGGCGGGACTCCGTTCACCATCTACAAGTTCCGCTCCATGCGGGTGGACGCCGAGGTGAACGGGCAGGCCGTGTGGGCCCGCAAGGACGACGACCGGGTGACGCCCATCGGGAAGTTCATGCGCAAGACGCGCATCGATGAACTGCCGCAGCTGTTCAACGTGCTGCTGGGTGACATGAACATCGTGGGGCCGCGCCCGGAGCGCCCGAGCATCTTCGTGCGTCTGCGCGAGCAGATCGAGGAGTACCCGGTGCGTCAGCGCGTGAAGCCCGGCATCACCGGTCTCGCGCAGATCTCGAATCCCTACGATCAGTGTCTGGACGATGTGCGCCGCAAGGTGGCTTTCGACGTGGAGTACATGCGCCGGCAGTCGCTGAGCGAAGATCTGCGCATCATGCTCAAGACCTTCCCCGTCATGGTGATGCGCATCGGCGGGTGGTGA
- a CDS encoding VWA domain-containing protein → MRFHTYTKFNPQLADAVDLQALLDQLADFLLQSGFAGGGDGYWGDPGEDPDRSVDALKEAILRALIESGQITPEMLQALRGEGDEVSEEKLAQLLDGLVQRLMQDGFLSLDSAGQVPAGHQPVTGKGSLSQAAARDVQFNLTGKGIDFLGFKTLRHLLGSLGKSSVGSHDTPQLATGVESDAWSKPYEFGDTLNLDVPATLANALGRTGSLGVPIDLDYRDLMVRQSEYRSSCATVLMLDTSHSMILYGEDRFTPAKKVALALTHLIRTQFPGDTIRVVLFHDSAEEIPIETLAMAQVGPYHTNTAEGLKLARRLLLAQKKDMRQIIMITDGKPSALTMPDGQIYKNSMGLDGYVIGETLHEVAACRKSGIMINTFMLARDRALVEFVKRVSEISRGKAYFTNTMSLGQFVLMDFLRKKTRRVS, encoded by the coding sequence ATGCGCTTCCACACCTACACCAAGTTCAATCCCCAGCTCGCCGACGCGGTGGATCTCCAGGCGCTGCTCGACCAGCTCGCCGATTTTCTCCTGCAATCCGGCTTTGCCGGCGGAGGCGATGGTTACTGGGGTGATCCCGGCGAAGACCCCGATCGTTCGGTCGACGCGCTGAAAGAGGCCATCCTGCGGGCCCTCATCGAAAGCGGTCAGATCACGCCGGAAATGCTGCAGGCGCTGCGCGGTGAGGGCGACGAGGTGTCGGAAGAGAAGCTGGCACAGCTCCTGGACGGTCTGGTCCAGCGGCTCATGCAGGACGGATTCCTCTCACTCGACAGCGCCGGTCAGGTGCCCGCGGGCCATCAGCCCGTCACCGGCAAAGGCTCGCTCTCGCAGGCCGCCGCACGGGACGTGCAGTTCAATCTCACGGGGAAAGGCATCGACTTCCTTGGCTTCAAGACGCTCCGGCATCTGCTCGGTTCACTCGGCAAGTCCAGCGTGGGCAGCCATGACACACCGCAACTGGCCACCGGCGTGGAAAGCGATGCCTGGAGCAAGCCGTACGAATTTGGCGACACGCTCAATCTCGATGTCCCCGCCACCCTCGCCAACGCACTCGGGCGCACCGGGTCGCTGGGTGTACCCATCGATCTCGACTATCGCGATCTGATGGTGCGACAGAGCGAGTACCGTTCGAGCTGCGCCACGGTGCTCATGCTCGACACGTCGCATTCGATGATCCTCTACGGCGAGGATCGCTTCACGCCCGCGAAGAAGGTGGCGCTCGCGCTCACGCATCTCATCCGCACGCAGTTCCCGGGTGACACCATCCGCGTGGTGCTGTTTCACGACAGCGCCGAGGAGATTCCCATCGAAACGCTGGCCATGGCGCAGGTGGGACCGTATCACACGAACACGGCCGAAGGACTGAAGCTGGCGCGGCGACTGCTGTTGGCGCAGAAGAAGGACATGCGGCAGATCATCATGATCACCGACGGCAAACCCTCGGCGCTGACCATGCCCGACGGGCAGATCTACAAGAACTCGATGGGACTCGACGGCTACGTGATCGGCGAAACGCTGCACGAAGTGGCGGCCTGCCGGAAGAGCGGCATCATGATCAACACCTTCATGCTGGCCCGCGACCGCGCGCTCGTGGAATTCGTGAAACGGGTGAGCGAGATCAGCCGCGGCAAGGCGTACTTCACGAACACCATGAGCCTGGGGCAGTTCGTGCTGATGGACTTTCTCAGGAAAAAAACACGAAGGGTGAGCTGA
- a CDS encoding PEP-CTERM sorting domain-containing protein — MTFHQIPSMRNLRSKALIALGMLAIGATQAQAQFHRTGESELSCGFGPCDANWSVTWFGLSSGYGSGYLANAAIITNPPSAPWAPNITGVQQWIGAANSATLSPATNDNASNYIYYFQTVIGDDTFAGDVKFGVGWDNRLVGAWLGGSINGGDGSFDATGAEELLGPINQANPYAGGKSGFCRDSDGVFPASYFPDCVVNISLAFGAGDQKSRVLTFAVVGDGTTDGFLAGTVNRVVPEPSTYALMAAGLAAMGMVARRRRRAA, encoded by the coding sequence ATGACCTTCCACCAGATACCCTCCATGCGGAACCTTCGTTCGAAAGCCCTGATCGCGCTGGGCATGCTGGCCATCGGAGCGACCCAGGCGCAGGCGCAGTTTCATCGGACCGGCGAGAGCGAGCTCTCTTGTGGTTTTGGCCCCTGTGATGCGAACTGGTCGGTGACTTGGTTCGGTCTTTCATCGGGCTATGGTAGTGGGTATCTGGCCAACGCGGCCATTATCACCAATCCGCCTTCCGCCCCTTGGGCGCCCAATATCACGGGTGTTCAGCAGTGGATCGGCGCGGCCAATTCCGCCACGCTGAGTCCGGCCACGAACGACAACGCGTCGAACTACATCTACTACTTCCAGACCGTCATCGGCGATGACACCTTCGCTGGCGACGTGAAATTTGGTGTGGGCTGGGACAACCGTCTGGTCGGCGCTTGGCTGGGTGGAAGCATCAATGGTGGTGATGGTTCGTTCGACGCCACTGGTGCCGAGGAACTCCTCGGCCCCATCAATCAGGCGAATCCGTATGCCGGTGGTAAGAGCGGATTCTGTCGCGATTCCGACGGCGTGTTCCCTGCATCGTATTTCCCTGATTGCGTGGTCAACATCTCGCTCGCTTTCGGAGCGGGTGACCAGAAGAGCCGGGTACTGACGTTTGCCGTTGTCGGCGATGGTACGACGGACGGTTTCCTCGCAGGCACAGTGAATCGTGTTGTTCCGGAGCCCAGCACCTACGCGCTGATGGCCGCTGGCCTCGCCGCGATGGGTATGGTGGCCCGCCGTCGTCGCCGCGCCGCCTGA
- a CDS encoding MFS transporter: MTSPARALDPTAAPVAGTGSINPFRVLRRHRNFRLFWTGQTLSLIGTWMQTMATGWLALQLSNSAFVVGLVASVAALPVVFLSMHGGALVDHGNRLRIVRVAQAVFLAQATTLWLITITGHVSVPWLLVLSFVQGCCSAIEIPARQSLFIQLVGREDLQPAIALNSSGFNLAKIIGPSIGGLVITKLGIAWCFGLNAMSYGAVLWGLARIRLPDEDARVTIPLRQALAQSTGSAVDGIRYLMQPGAVRELLILVTASAILGGPFLTLVPVVARDGLHLGPGGYGSLLTAVGVGGLTGALLIAGPFSQWRRKSRVMRVAAFTFPGALIGFAFAGSLHLAWFWLFITGLSAILFAALSNGALQLLVDEQYRGRVMAFYGLVFIGLSQAVGSFSLGAMARVMTAAHAIGIAAFVLLGVTVGMRRAGFWERV; the protein is encoded by the coding sequence GTGACATCCCCAGCTCGCGCGCTCGACCCCACCGCTGCGCCAGTCGCCGGCACCGGTTCGATCAATCCGTTCCGCGTGTTGCGGCGTCACCGGAACTTCCGGCTGTTCTGGACCGGTCAGACGCTTTCACTGATCGGCACGTGGATGCAGACGATGGCCACGGGATGGCTCGCGCTGCAGCTCTCCAACAGCGCCTTTGTCGTGGGACTCGTCGCTTCCGTGGCGGCGCTTCCGGTGGTCTTCCTGAGCATGCACGGCGGCGCGCTGGTGGATCATGGCAACCGGCTGCGTATCGTGCGGGTGGCCCAGGCCGTCTTTCTGGCGCAGGCCACCACACTCTGGCTCATCACCATCACCGGCCATGTCTCGGTGCCATGGCTGCTGGTGCTCTCGTTCGTGCAGGGATGCTGCAGCGCCATCGAGATCCCCGCGCGTCAGAGTCTTTTCATTCAACTCGTGGGCCGCGAGGACCTGCAGCCGGCCATTGCCCTCAATTCGAGCGGTTTCAATCTCGCCAAGATCATCGGACCGTCCATCGGTGGACTGGTCATCACGAAGCTCGGTATCGCATGGTGTTTCGGGCTCAACGCGATGAGTTACGGCGCGGTGTTGTGGGGACTGGCGCGCATCCGTCTCCCCGACGAAGACGCGCGCGTGACCATTCCGCTGCGACAGGCGCTCGCGCAGAGCACCGGCAGCGCGGTCGATGGCATTCGGTATCTGATGCAACCGGGAGCCGTACGGGAACTGCTCATCCTGGTCACGGCCAGCGCCATTCTCGGTGGACCGTTCCTCACGCTGGTGCCTGTCGTCGCACGTGATGGACTGCATCTGGGGCCCGGTGGTTACGGGTCGCTGCTCACGGCCGTGGGTGTGGGTGGATTGACCGGTGCACTGCTCATTGCCGGACCGTTCTCTCAATGGCGCCGCAAGAGTCGTGTCATGCGCGTGGCGGCGTTCACATTTCCCGGCGCACTGATCGGTTTTGCCTTTGCCGGTTCGCTCCATCTGGCGTGGTTCTGGTTGTTCATCACCGGGCTCTCGGCCATTCTCTTCGCCGCACTCTCCAACGGCGCGTTGCAACTGCTCGTGGACGAACAATATCGCGGTCGGGTCATGGCGTTTTATGGCCTGGTGTTCATCGGATTGTCGCAGGCCGTGGGTTCGTTCTCGCTGGGCGCGATGGCGCGCGTCATGACCGCCGCGCATGCCATCGGAATCGCGGCATTCGTGCTGCTTGGTGTGACGGTGGGAATGCGGCGCGCGGGGTTCTGGGAGCGGGTATGA